A single window of Cottoperca gobio chromosome 9, fCotGob3.1, whole genome shotgun sequence DNA harbors:
- the elac1 gene encoding zinc phosphodiesterase ELAC protein 1, which yields MTMDMTFLGTGSAYPSPHRGASALVLRAEGECWLFDCGEGTQTQLMKSQLRAGRITKVFISHLHGDHLFGLPGLLCTVSLNTNPEQQNLNCVDIYGPRGLRHFLRVTLGLTGSQLLFPYAVHELETTTEQSPEEGQLSLEMTAECGPLHPQEQPGRTISLDVSSDCYFLFEDKKFVVKACRLFHRIPSFGFCIQEHDRPGRLKTELLKELGVKPGPLYGRLKAGESVTLENGRVVLPSEVLEEAIPGRKVCILGDCSSVLGDGPLKLCKGADVLVHEATLGDEHREKAVDHGHSTPTMAATMARACCVQRLVLYHFSQRYKPCSMQKEGDEDNVSELKRQAEDALQDSGVEVTLAEDFLTLQIPLKRQ from the exons ATGACCATGGATATGACATTCCTCGGGACCGGCTCGGCCTACCCGTCCCCTCACCGCGGGGCGTCGGCTCTGGTGCTGCGGGCAGAAGGGGAGTGCTGGCTGTTTGACTGCGGGGAGGGGACACAGACACAACTCATGAAGAGCCAACTCAGAGCCG GTCGAATCACCAAGGTTTTCATATCCCACTTGCACGGGGATCACCTGTTTGGTCTGCCTGGTCTCCTTTGCACTGTGAGCCTCAACACCAACCCCGAGCAGCAGAACCTGAACTGTGTGGACATCTACGGGCCCCGAGGTCTCCGACACTTTCTAAGGGTGACACTTGGCCTAACAGGATCTCAGCTGCTTTTCCCTTATGCAG TACATGAGCTGGAAACCACAACGGAGCAGAGTCCAGAAGAGGGGCAGCTCAGCCTGGAG ATGACTGCAGAGTGCGGCCCTCTGCACCCACAGGAGCAGCCCGGCAGGACGATCTCACTGGATGTCTCCAGTGACTGTTACTTCCTCTTTGAAGACAAGAAGTTTGTGGTCAAGGCCTGCAGGTTGTTTCACCGCATCCCCTCCTTTGGTTTTTGCATTCAGGAGCATGATCGTCCCGGAAGACTTAAGACGGAACTCCTAAAGGAACTAG GTGTGAAGCCAGGGCCTCTTTATGGGCGGCTGAAAGCTGGCGAGTCTGTTACTCTGGAGAACGGCCGTGTCGTCCTGCCTAGTGAAGTTCTGGAAGAAGCCATTCCTGGGAGGAAAGTCTGCATCTTAGGAGACTGCAGCTCAGTTCTTGGTGATGGACCACTGAAGTTATGCAAGGGAGCGGACGTTCTGGTTCATGAGGCCACCCTTGGGGACGAGCACAGAGAGAAAGCAGTGGACCACGGACACAGTACACCTACAATGGCAGCCACGATGGCTCGGGCTTGCTGTGTGCAGAGGCTGGTGCTGTACCACTTCAGCCAGAGGTACAAACCGTGCTCAATGCAGAAGGAAGGGGACGAGGATAATGTCTCAGAGCTCAAGAGACAGGCAGAAGATGCTCTGCAGGACAGTGGTGTAGAGGTGACTCTGGCTGAGGACTTTCTTACTCTGCAAATCCCTCTCAAAAGACAATGA
- the me2 gene encoding NAD-dependent malic enzyme, mitochondrial, whose amino-acid sequence MLSRLRTTCSLRPCVSVCRWAHTKEKGKPLMLNPRTNKGMAFSLPERQILGIHGLLPPKVETQDTQAMRFQNNLKKMSDPLQKYIYLMGIQERNERLFYRVLMEDIEELMPIVYTPTVGLACTHYGHIFRRPKGLFISIRDKGHIRSILDNWPETNVAAVVVTDGERILGLGDLGVYGMGIPVGKLCLYTACAGIRPERCLPVAIDVGTNNETLLKDPLYMGLYQERDNSQAYDDLIDEFMEAVVDKYGQDTLIQFEDFGNHNAFRFLRKYREKYCTFNDDIQGTAAVALAGLLAAQRAIGKPITEHRVLFLGAGEAALGIANLIVMAMMELGMSHTEARNKIWLYDKHGLLVKDRHQETDSNQEAFVHDSPGNVQSFLDAVNIIKPTAIIGVSGAGRLFTPDVIKAMGTLNHRPIIFALSNPTTKAECTAEDAYTLTDGRCLFASGSPFGPVTLSDGRVITPGQGNNAYIFPGVALAVILSGVRHISDTVFLEAAKTLAVQLTDKELEEGRLYPPLSNIREVSIQMAVKVVEFVYAKGMAFRYPEPLDKEKFVRATVWDTHYDSFVPDTYDWPGVSFSPKK is encoded by the exons ATGTTGTCCAGGCTGAGGACAACCTGTTCCCTGAGgccctgtgtctctgtctgcagaTGGGCACACACCAAAGAGAAGGGCAAGCCCCTCATGCTCAACCCCCGCACCAACAAA GGCATGGCCTTCTCTCTACCAGAGCGACAGATTTTGGGGATACATGGTCTGCTGCCTCCCAAAGTGGAGACTCAGGACACTCAGGCCATGCGCTTTCAGAATAATCTCAAGAAGATGTCTGATCCCCTGCAGAA GTACATCTACTTGATGGGCATCCAGGAAAGGAACGAGAGGCTTTTCTATAGAGTGCTGATGGAAGATATAGAGGAATTGATGCCTATTGTCTACACTCCCACTGTAGGCCTTGCCTGCACACATTATGGACACATCTTCAGAAGACCCAA AGGCTTGTTTATCTCCATCCGGGACAAAGGACACATTCGTTCCATCCTAGACAACTGGCCAGAGACTAATGTTGCA GCAGTAGTAGTAACCGATGGAGAGCGTATTTTGGGATTAGGGGACCTGGGTGTTTATGGAATGGGCATCCCTGTCGGAAAGCTTTGCCTGTACACCGCCTGTGCCGGCATTAGACCTGAGAGATGTCTGCCTGTGGCCATCGATGTTGGCACAAACAATGAG ACTCTCCTCAAGGATCCGCTGTACATGGGCCTGTACCAGGAGCGAGATAATTCACAAGCCTACGATGATCTGATTGATGAGTTCATGGAAGCTGTGGTGGACAAATACGGGCAGGACACACTGATCCAATTTGAGGACTTTGGGAACCACAATGCCTTCCGCTTCCTCAGGAAGTACAGGGAGAAGTACTGCACCTTCAACGATGATATCCAAG GCACAGCAGCTGTAGCCCTTGCTGGTCTGTTAGCAGCTCAGAGAGCCATTGGCAAACCCATCACTGAACACCGGGTGCTTTTCCTGGGAGCTGGAGAG GCTGCACTCGGTATTGCCAATCTGATTGTCATGGCCATGATGGAGTTGGGGATGTCCCATACTGAGGCTAGAAATAAGATCTGGTTGTACGATAAACACGGCTTACTTGTAAAG GACAGACATCAGGAAACAGACTCTAACCAGGAGGCATTTGTCCATGACAGTCCAGGGAATGTTCAGAGCTTCCTGGATGCCGTCAACATCATCAAACCCACAGCTATCATTG GTGTGTCGGGAGCTGGACGTCTGTTCACCCCCGATGTCATCAAAGCCATGGGAACCCTGAACCACCGACCAATCATCTTTGCCCTGAGTAACCCAACCACTAAAGCAGAATGCACAGCAGAGGACGCCTACACACTCACTGAT GGTAGATGTCTTTTTGCCAGTGGCAGTCCATTTGGTCCAGTGACTCTGAGTGATGGCCGCGTCATCACTCCAGGACAAGGGAACAACGCTTACATCTTCCcag GTGTGGCTTTGGCTGTGATCCTGAGTGGAGTGAGACACATCAGTGACACGGTCTTCCTAGAGGCTGCCAAG ACCCTTGCAGTGCAGCTGACAGATAAAGAGCTGGAAGAAGGCAGActctatcctcctctctccaacATCAGAGAGGTCTCTATCCAGATGGCTGTCAAG GTGGTGGAGTTTGTCTATGCTAAAGGCATGGCGTTTCGCTACCCTGAGCCTTTGGACAAGGAAAAATTTGTACGTGCTACTGTGTGGGACACACACTACGACTCCTTCGTGCCAGACACCTACGACTGGCCAGGTGTCAGCTTCAGCCCCAAGAAATAG